The following are encoded together in the Planococcus antarcticus DSM 14505 genome:
- a CDS encoding acyl-CoA dehydrogenase family protein, with the protein MNFSFTQEQDMLRSTTRNFVDKEIMPFIEEWDRAGKSDPAIYEKLANLGLMGVCIPEEYGGSGMDYNSLAIVCEELERGDTAFRTAVSVHTGLNSLTILQWGTEQQKQQYLIPQAKGEKMGAFGLTEPGAGSDVAAMKSTAVKQGDHYVLNGQKTWISLCDVADYFLVFAYTGDQAQKHGAISAFIVERTWPGFSSKAIKGKHGIRAGNTGELFFEDVKVPKENLLGQEGEGFKIAMSALDNGRFTVAAGAVGQIMACLEASVSYCRERQTFGMEIGRHQLVQQMIAKMEAGFQMSRLLVYCAGELKNQGKRNTRETSLAKWQACDFANQAADDAFQIHGAYGYSDEYPVSRYLRNSKAPVIYEGTREIHTIMQAEYALGYKEDKALSKTLPAWEQQADPTTSR; encoded by the coding sequence ATGAACTTTTCATTTACACAAGAACAGGACATGTTGCGCAGCACGACACGAAACTTTGTCGACAAAGAAATCATGCCATTTATCGAGGAATGGGACCGAGCAGGTAAATCAGATCCAGCGATTTACGAAAAATTGGCAAACCTCGGATTAATGGGTGTCTGTATTCCCGAAGAGTATGGTGGGAGTGGCATGGATTACAATTCCCTAGCAATCGTTTGCGAAGAACTCGAGCGTGGAGACACGGCATTCCGGACCGCCGTTTCTGTCCATACGGGATTAAATAGCTTAACCATTCTTCAATGGGGAACAGAACAACAAAAGCAGCAGTACTTAATCCCTCAAGCGAAAGGTGAAAAAATGGGCGCTTTCGGATTGACGGAGCCGGGTGCCGGATCGGATGTGGCGGCAATGAAGTCGACTGCCGTGAAACAAGGCGACCATTATGTTCTTAATGGACAAAAGACTTGGATTTCCTTGTGTGATGTGGCAGATTATTTTCTTGTCTTCGCTTACACAGGCGACCAAGCACAAAAGCATGGGGCAATTTCTGCCTTTATTGTCGAACGTACGTGGCCAGGTTTTTCCTCCAAAGCAATTAAAGGCAAACACGGCATACGGGCAGGAAATACAGGAGAACTGTTTTTTGAAGATGTCAAAGTACCGAAAGAGAATTTGTTAGGACAAGAAGGCGAAGGATTTAAAATTGCGATGTCGGCACTAGATAACGGTCGATTTACGGTTGCCGCTGGAGCCGTCGGGCAAATCATGGCATGTCTCGAAGCAAGCGTTAGCTATTGCCGTGAGCGCCAGACATTCGGCATGGAAATTGGTAGGCACCAGTTGGTCCAGCAGATGATTGCAAAAATGGAAGCGGGATTTCAAATGAGCCGTCTGCTCGTTTACTGTGCAGGTGAACTAAAGAACCAAGGAAAACGCAATACGCGCGAAACGTCTTTAGCAAAATGGCAGGCTTGTGATTTTGCTAATCAAGCAGCGGACGACGCTTTCCAAATACACGGAGCTTATGGTTATTCCGATGAGTATCCAGTCAGCCGTTATTTGCGCAATTCCAAAGCGCCGGTCATCTACGAAGGAACACGTGAAATTCATACCATCATGCAAGCGGAATATGCTCTGGGTTATAAGGAAGATAAAGCACTATCGAAAACCTTGCCTGCCTGGGAGCAGCAAGCCGATCCAACGACTAGTCGTTGA